A genome region from Myroides fluvii includes the following:
- a CDS encoding murein hydrolase activator EnvC family protein, translating into MSKKGLQWKKWKKRLLDKYRVVVVNDRTFEDVSSFKLNLLNGVGAATTMVFLLLVSNVILLLVTPLKEYIPGYSSAELKQKAVDLALQVDSLESEIKKNEHYVAAVKRVLLGDIEITSASVDSLMKTETPLDAIVHTQPSEKDLELREYVRLEDKYNIFTNAEARVNTVLFAPIEGTIVRKYDPKSTHFGLDFTAAKNAMVKSVAKGTVIFIDWTINDGYTVIVLHEEGVSSVYKHLSSLTKSRYETVQAGDVLGLYNQEEVKAKMSQPYLHFELWKDNYPLDPTLFIDLE; encoded by the coding sequence ATGTCTAAGAAAGGACTTCAATGGAAAAAGTGGAAGAAAAGACTTCTTGATAAATATAGGGTAGTAGTGGTAAATGATCGCACATTTGAAGATGTGAGTTCGTTTAAGTTAAATCTCTTGAATGGGGTTGGTGCTGCGACGACTATGGTTTTTTTATTACTCGTTTCCAATGTCATTTTATTGCTTGTAACACCATTAAAAGAATATATTCCAGGATATTCATCGGCTGAATTGAAACAAAAGGCGGTGGATTTGGCCTTGCAAGTAGATTCTCTCGAATCGGAAATCAAGAAAAATGAACATTATGTAGCGGCAGTGAAACGCGTGTTACTAGGGGATATCGAAATTACCTCAGCTAGTGTTGATTCTTTGATGAAAACGGAAACTCCACTCGATGCAATTGTGCATACTCAACCCAGTGAAAAAGATTTGGAATTGCGTGAATATGTCCGATTAGAGGATAAGTATAACATTTTTACCAATGCCGAAGCTAGAGTTAATACCGTACTTTTTGCACCGATTGAAGGAACAATAGTCCGCAAATACGATCCGAAATCTACTCATTTTGGCCTTGATTTTACCGCTGCTAAAAATGCGATGGTGAAATCGGTAGCTAAGGGAACGGTTATTTTTATTGACTGGACAATTAATGATGGTTATACTGTAATTGTATTGCATGAAGAGGGGGTTAGTTCTGTTTACAAGCACTTGTCTTCGCTGACAAAAAGTAGGTACGAAACAGTACAAGCAGGCGATGTATTAGGATTGTATAATCAGGAAGAAGTCAAAGCAAAAATGAGCCAACCTTATCTGCATTTCGAATTGTGGAAAGATAACTATCCCTTAGATCCTACTTTATTTATTGATTTAGAATAA
- a CDS encoding AAA family ATPase — MVRIKVKNFGPIRGGLTESDGWIEVTKVTVFIGNQGSGKSTIAKLISTFSWLEKAIVKGEVSKEQYTLEDFKERLAYQNIVEYLIDKEGQTTEIEYKGEVLHFHLVSNEISLVLDENILFDRPKIMYVPSDRNLISAVDNVRTLTGLPRTLYTFADEFFKAVDKVEKESVLPINNVAFEYDSSNKKSFIKEEDYKLKLSSASSGFQALVPLYIVSSYLSKLVKEVQGKQELDFFRNSDYFSIDDKIRLEKELNQEIIKASGFENKDINQTLVRELDLSYISRLESVKNRIFKKYIYSYFFNIVEEPEQNLYPTSQRKIVNSLVEFTNDLPKNKLVITTHSPYLINYLTLAVKAQQVASLFKEGDKKLPKIFEIVPAKSLLLGEDLTVYELSEKDGSISKLETYNGIPSDENWLNSELEEFNELFMDLLEIENKKRNG; from the coding sequence ATGGTACGAATAAAAGTAAAGAATTTTGGTCCCATTCGAGGTGGTTTAACGGAAAGTGATGGATGGATCGAGGTAACAAAAGTTACTGTTTTTATTGGAAACCAAGGATCGGGAAAAAGTACGATTGCCAAGTTAATTTCAACTTTTTCTTGGTTGGAAAAAGCTATAGTTAAAGGGGAAGTGTCAAAAGAACAGTACACCTTAGAGGATTTTAAGGAGCGACTAGCGTATCAAAATATAGTAGAGTATCTTATCGACAAAGAAGGACAGACAACGGAGATTGAATATAAAGGAGAAGTCTTACATTTTCATTTAGTTAGCAATGAAATTAGTCTTGTATTAGACGAAAATATTTTATTTGATAGACCAAAAATTATGTATGTTCCCTCTGATCGAAATTTGATTAGTGCTGTTGATAATGTTCGTACACTAACAGGTTTACCTCGTACGCTTTATACTTTTGCTGATGAGTTTTTTAAAGCGGTTGACAAAGTAGAAAAAGAGAGTGTATTGCCTATTAATAACGTTGCATTTGAATATGACAGTAGTAATAAAAAATCCTTTATCAAAGAAGAGGATTATAAACTAAAATTATCAAGTGCTTCTAGTGGTTTCCAAGCATTAGTTCCTTTGTATATTGTCTCGTCCTATCTTTCTAAATTAGTCAAAGAAGTACAAGGAAAGCAAGAATTAGATTTCTTTCGCAACAGTGATTATTTTAGTATAGATGATAAAATAAGATTAGAAAAGGAGTTAAATCAAGAAATTATCAAGGCATCGGGGTTTGAAAATAAGGATATAAATCAGACTTTGGTTCGAGAACTGGATCTGTCTTATATCAGTAGATTGGAATCAGTAAAAAATAGAATCTTTAAAAAATATATTTACTCTTATTTTTTCAATATAGTAGAAGAGCCCGAGCAGAACTTGTACCCTACCTCACAACGAAAAATAGTCAATAGTTTAGTGGAGTTTACCAATGATTTACCCAAAAATAAATTAGTGATAACCACACATAGCCCCTATTTAATTAACTATCTTACTTTAGCTGTTAAGGCACAACAAGTCGCGAGTTTATTTAAAGAGGGAGATAAAAAATTACCAAAAATTTTTGAGATAGTTCCAGCGAAGTCTTTATTGCTTGGAGAGGATTTAACGGTATATGAATTGAGTGAAAAAGACGGTAGTATTTCAAAATTAGAGACCTATAACGGAATTCCTTCAGATGAGAACTGGTTAAATAGTGAATTAGAGGAGTTTAATGAATTGTTTATGGATTTGTTAGAAATTGAAAACAAGAAACGCAATGGATAG
- a CDS encoding AMP-binding protein → MKAISYVHGASNIPLLGETIGENLRKITELYPDNEALVSAHQQYRATYREFHQQTADVAKGLLALSIEKGDRVGIWAPNCYEWVLLQYATARIGVILVNLNPAYRAHELEFAVNQSEIKAVISAESYKNSDYRKMIAVVREDCPSLKEVVFLGEEWNQFVANGQAIDTAVLDEIEASVQFGEAVNIQYTSGTTGFPKGVTLTHHNILNNGYFIGVRLNYTAKDRVCIPVPFYHCFGMVIGNLCCTSHGATIVIPNDSFDPAKTLEVVEREKCTSLYGVPTMFIAELQLPNFKAYDLSSLRTGVMAGSLCPEHVMKRVKTEMNMDEISICYGMTETSPVSTQTHIGIDIKKQVSTVGTVQDHLEIKIVDPETGGIVPRGEAGELCTRGYSVMLKYWNNRTLTAEVLDENRWMHTGDLAMMDEEGYIAITGRIKDLIIRGGENISPKWIEDFLYTHPDVADVQVIGVPSEKYGEEVMAWIILKEGQTTTAESMRAFCDQKIAHYRIPKYWKFVSSFPMTISGKVRKVEMRQIAVEELGL, encoded by the coding sequence ATGAAAGCAATATCTTATGTGCATGGCGCTTCTAATATTCCATTATTAGGAGAAACGATAGGAGAGAATTTGAGAAAAATAACGGAATTATATCCCGATAATGAGGCGCTAGTTAGTGCGCATCAACAGTATAGAGCCACGTATCGAGAATTTCATCAACAAACAGCAGATGTGGCGAAAGGGCTATTGGCCTTGTCTATTGAAAAAGGAGATCGCGTGGGAATTTGGGCACCCAATTGCTATGAGTGGGTGTTGTTGCAATACGCAACGGCGCGTATTGGTGTGATCTTAGTGAATCTAAACCCCGCCTATCGAGCACATGAGCTAGAGTTTGCAGTGAATCAATCCGAAATAAAAGCTGTTATTTCTGCAGAATCCTATAAAAATAGCGATTATCGCAAGATGATTGCTGTGGTACGCGAAGATTGTCCTTCCTTGAAAGAGGTAGTCTTTTTAGGTGAGGAATGGAATCAGTTTGTAGCCAATGGACAAGCAATAGATACTGCAGTTTTAGATGAGATCGAAGCTTCTGTACAATTTGGCGAAGCAGTGAATATTCAATATACTTCTGGTACAACGGGATTCCCTAAAGGGGTAACCCTAACCCATCACAATATTTTAAACAATGGCTATTTTATTGGGGTTAGACTCAACTATACCGCAAAAGATCGCGTGTGTATTCCCGTGCCTTTCTACCACTGTTTCGGTATGGTGATTGGCAATTTGTGTTGTACGTCTCATGGCGCAACGATTGTGATTCCCAACGATAGTTTCGATCCAGCAAAAACACTAGAAGTAGTAGAACGCGAAAAATGTACTTCCCTCTATGGGGTACCCACCATGTTTATTGCAGAATTGCAATTGCCCAATTTTAAGGCGTATGATCTTTCTTCTTTGCGCACAGGCGTAATGGCGGGATCACTTTGTCCAGAACACGTGATGAAACGCGTAAAAACGGAAATGAACATGGATGAAATTAGTATTTGTTATGGGATGACAGAGACTTCTCCTGTATCGACACAAACGCATATTGGCATTGATATCAAAAAACAAGTAAGTACGGTTGGAACGGTACAAGATCACTTGGAGATTAAGATCGTTGATCCAGAAACGGGAGGTATTGTTCCGCGAGGAGAAGCTGGTGAACTGTGCACGCGAGGGTATTCAGTCATGTTGAAATATTGGAATAACCGCACCTTAACAGCAGAAGTACTCGATGAGAACCGATGGATGCATACGGGAGATCTAGCGATGATGGATGAGGAAGGCTATATTGCTATTACAGGGCGTATTAAAGACTTGATTATTCGCGGTGGGGAAAATATTTCGCCCAAGTGGATTGAAGATTTCTTGTATACCCATCCCGATGTAGCCGATGTGCAAGTAATTGGTGTGCCAAGTGAGAAATACGGAGAAGAAGTAATGGCCTGGATTATTTTAAAAGAGGGCCAAACGACTACTGCCGAGAGCATGCGTGCTTTCTGTGATCAGAAAATTGCCCATTACCGCATTCCGAAATATTGGAAGTTTGTTTCTTCCTTTCCTATGACCATTTCGGGCAAAGTTAGAAAGGTGGAAATGCGTCAAATAGCCGTAGAAGAATTAGGATTATAA
- a CDS encoding DUF1294 domain-containing protein, translating into MKFLFFYIFAINYITFSMFKIDKERAIKHKNRISEKNLLTLCFLGGSVGGWFAMRHLRHKNAKQSFKLKFYAVFIIQVVLFFALFRR; encoded by the coding sequence ATGAAGTTTTTATTCTTTTACATTTTCGCCATCAACTATATCACGTTCTCTATGTTCAAGATAGACAAAGAGCGAGCGATTAAACACAAGAATAGAATTTCAGAAAAAAACCTGCTAACGCTCTGCTTTTTGGGTGGTAGTGTAGGAGGGTGGTTCGCGATGAGACATTTGCGCCACAAAAACGCCAAACAGAGTTTTAAACTGAAGTTTTACGCGGTCTTCATTATACAAGTAGTACTATTTTTTGCTTTGTTTCGAAGATAA
- a CDS encoding twin-arginine translocase TatA/TatE family subunit has translation MNSLHIFLGMVGPWQIIIIVALILLLFGGKKIPELMKGLGTGIKEFKDATKDENAQQTSKKETTKEDASKTE, from the coding sequence ATGAACTCATTACATATTTTTTTAGGAATGGTTGGACCATGGCAAATTATCATTATTGTTGCCTTAATTTTGTTGTTATTTGGTGGTAAAAAAATTCCTGAATTGATGAAAGGATTAGGAACAGGAATCAAAGAATTCAAAGATGCTACTAAGGATGAAAATGCCCAACAGACATCTAAGAAAGAAACAACGAAAGAAGACGCTTCTAAAACAGAATAA
- a CDS encoding Tex family protein — translation MTLIHFIQQAVDASVKSIENTLALLDEACTIPFIARYRKDRTGNLDEVAIEKIAKYRDLYVGIVKRKESILASIEEQGKLTAELRTKIEQSFDLVEIEDLYLPYKKTRKTKADTARALGLEPLAKVIMAQNASDIASIARKYVTKDVADEEKAIQGACDIIAEWINEHLYIRKALRRKFQREAVVGTKVVKAKIEEEGAQKFEQYFDWSEPLYKMPAHRLLAVLRAEKEGYIRMNIAVDKEASTQFIEQTIIKGKGDAVPYLQKAIADSYKRLLEPALSNEVLGEAKAKADANSIAVFSDNLAQLLLGAPLGEKRILAIDPGYKTGCKIVCLDENGNLLYNETIYPHPPQKDSVLAMKKVRSMVNSYRIEAIAIGNGTASRETEFFIKKIAFDKPVQVFVVNEAGASVYSASKIAREEFPNYDVTVRGSVSIGRRLADPLAELVKIDPKSIGVGQYQHDVDQTLLKSELDAVVMKCVNKVGINLNTASKSLLSYVSGIGEKMAENIVQYRAENGAFTSRVALKKVPRLGEKAYQQAAAFIRIKNAENPLDDSAVHPEAYPIVQKMAKDLKISVDQLMSNPEIIRKIEVKQYETTDIGILTLTDIVKELEKPGLDPRKAAKVFEFDPSVKQIADLKIGQVLPGIVNNITNFGCFVDVGIKESGLVHISQLKEGFVSDVNEVVKLHQHVQVKVVEVDQAKKRIQLSMIL, via the coding sequence ATGACGTTGATTCATTTTATTCAACAAGCGGTGGATGCCTCTGTAAAGAGCATTGAAAACACCTTAGCCTTGTTAGATGAAGCCTGTACCATTCCTTTTATTGCTCGTTATAGAAAAGATAGAACTGGAAATTTAGACGAAGTTGCCATTGAGAAAATTGCCAAGTACCGCGATTTATACGTGGGCATTGTCAAACGCAAAGAATCTATTTTAGCTTCCATCGAAGAGCAAGGAAAGTTGACAGCGGAATTGCGTACCAAAATTGAGCAGAGCTTTGATTTAGTTGAGATTGAAGATTTGTACTTGCCGTATAAAAAAACGCGTAAAACCAAAGCAGATACTGCTCGAGCTTTAGGGTTAGAGCCTTTAGCGAAGGTGATCATGGCACAAAATGCTAGCGATATTGCGTCTATTGCACGAAAGTACGTGACCAAGGACGTAGCAGATGAAGAAAAAGCCATTCAAGGTGCCTGTGATATTATTGCAGAGTGGATTAACGAGCATTTGTATATTCGCAAAGCCTTGCGTAGAAAGTTTCAACGCGAGGCAGTTGTGGGAACTAAAGTCGTAAAAGCTAAAATAGAAGAAGAGGGAGCTCAGAAATTTGAGCAGTATTTTGATTGGTCTGAGCCTTTGTATAAAATGCCTGCTCATCGACTTTTAGCGGTATTGCGCGCAGAAAAAGAGGGCTATATCCGCATGAATATTGCCGTAGATAAAGAAGCGTCCACTCAATTTATCGAACAAACGATTATTAAAGGCAAGGGCGATGCTGTACCTTACTTACAGAAGGCCATTGCAGATAGTTATAAGCGCTTATTAGAGCCTGCCTTGTCCAACGAAGTATTAGGAGAAGCAAAAGCCAAGGCAGATGCCAATTCAATAGCAGTATTCTCAGATAATTTAGCCCAGTTGTTGTTGGGTGCACCTTTGGGTGAAAAGCGCATTTTGGCGATTGATCCAGGGTATAAAACAGGGTGTAAAATCGTTTGTTTGGATGAAAATGGCAATTTGTTGTACAACGAAACCATTTACCCACATCCACCGCAAAAAGACAGTGTTCTTGCGATGAAAAAAGTGCGCTCTATGGTCAATTCATACCGCATAGAAGCCATTGCTATTGGAAATGGTACAGCGTCAAGGGAAACGGAATTCTTCATTAAAAAAATAGCCTTTGATAAACCCGTACAAGTATTTGTGGTGAATGAAGCAGGAGCATCGGTATATTCAGCTTCTAAAATTGCAAGAGAAGAATTTCCCAATTACGATGTTACCGTCAGAGGTTCAGTTTCAATTGGTAGACGATTGGCAGACCCACTTGCTGAATTAGTGAAGATTGATCCTAAATCCATTGGAGTAGGACAGTATCAACACGACGTGGATCAAACGCTGTTGAAGAGCGAATTGGATGCGGTGGTGATGAAGTGCGTAAACAAAGTGGGAATTAACCTGAATACGGCGAGTAAATCGCTGTTGAGCTATGTTTCGGGTATAGGAGAGAAAATGGCAGAAAACATCGTTCAATACAGAGCCGAAAACGGAGCGTTTACTTCTCGTGTAGCTTTGAAAAAGGTACCGCGCTTAGGAGAAAAAGCCTACCAACAAGCGGCAGCCTTTATTCGCATAAAAAATGCGGAAAACCCGTTGGATGATTCGGCTGTGCATCCTGAAGCGTATCCCATCGTTCAAAAGATGGCGAAAGACTTAAAAATATCTGTTGATCAATTGATGTCCAATCCAGAAATCATCCGAAAGATTGAGGTGAAACAGTATGAAACGACTGATATTGGTATTTTGACGCTAACAGATATTGTCAAAGAATTGGAAAAACCGGGATTAGACCCACGAAAAGCAGCTAAAGTATTTGAATTTGATCCATCGGTCAAACAAATTGCCGATTTGAAAATAGGACAAGTATTGCCTGGTATTGTGAATAATATTACCAATTTCGGTTGTTTTGTCGATGTTGGAATCAAAGAAAGTGGTTTGGTCCATATTTCACAGCTCAAAGAAGGTTTTGTTTCCGATGTAAACGAAGTGGTAAAGTTACATCAACACGTTCAAGTGAAGGTGGTAGAGGTGGATCAAGCGAAAAAGCGCATCCAATTATCAATGATTTTATAA
- the rnr gene encoding ribonuclease R — MAKKIRHKKKNQLDFSTKILKFLGKNPSKSYNYKQVAAQLEVVDTQGRNEIIKELKFLLSKTLIEEVEMGKYRFVPKANYVEGHIDMTSKKTAYLVSDELEEDVFIPTNNLNKALDGDLVKAYIYNKRKGRKPEGEVVEVLERHRTQFVGVIDIQKNFAFVSTADAKMYTDIFIPKDKFLNAQPGDVVLVDLEDWPEKADSPFGKVVKVLGKQGEHNTEIHAILAEYGLPSEFPKEVEEFANKLDTSIQEEEVAKRRDMREVLTFTIDPKDAKDFDDALSFQTLENGNYEIGVHIADVSHYVQVGTILDDEAFHRATSVYLVDRTVPMLPEVLSNFACSLRPHEDKYTFSAVFEMNPKGELVNSWFGRTVTHSDQRMAYEEAQYIIETQDRTIPEFISITGQTQEVSEEVAHAVLTLNNLAIILRQKRMKAGAISFDKVEVKFNLNKESEPVGVFFKEAKEANHLIEEFMLLANRKVSEFIGKQKKTFVYRIHDEPDQDKLFGLQAVISRFGHSLNFKSKDTISKSLNELLKNVQGKKEQNLVDTLAIRSMSKASYSTQNIGHYGLAFDYYSHFTSPIRRYPDVLAHRLLEFYLHNGNSVNAEEYETKCKHCSAMESLAANAERDSIKYMQVKYMKEQQDKAFTGVISGVTEWGIYVEIIENKCEGMVRIREIKEDYYVYDEKQYALIGQATHNTLQLGDTVVVSVKNADLVKKQLDFNYIQKLN, encoded by the coding sequence ATGGCAAAAAAAATTAGACATAAAAAGAAAAATCAACTTGATTTTTCAACTAAGATTTTAAAGTTTTTAGGAAAAAACCCTTCAAAATCTTATAATTATAAGCAAGTGGCTGCCCAATTAGAGGTAGTAGATACCCAAGGCAGAAACGAAATTATCAAAGAACTGAAATTCTTACTTTCCAAGACGCTTATCGAAGAAGTTGAAATGGGCAAATACCGTTTTGTTCCTAAAGCGAATTACGTCGAAGGGCATATCGATATGACGAGTAAAAAAACAGCTTACTTGGTTAGTGATGAATTAGAGGAAGATGTTTTCATTCCGACAAACAATTTAAACAAAGCACTAGACGGCGATTTAGTGAAGGCTTACATCTACAACAAGCGAAAAGGCAGAAAACCAGAAGGAGAAGTTGTGGAAGTTTTAGAACGCCATCGTACCCAGTTTGTTGGAGTAATCGATATTCAAAAGAATTTTGCTTTTGTATCCACCGCTGATGCGAAGATGTATACGGATATTTTCATTCCGAAAGACAAATTCTTGAATGCACAACCAGGGGATGTCGTATTGGTTGATTTAGAAGATTGGCCAGAAAAAGCAGACAGTCCTTTTGGAAAAGTAGTCAAGGTTTTAGGTAAACAAGGAGAACACAATACAGAAATTCACGCGATTTTGGCCGAATATGGTTTGCCAAGTGAATTTCCGAAAGAAGTAGAAGAGTTTGCGAATAAACTCGACACTTCTATTCAGGAAGAAGAAGTGGCAAAACGCCGTGATATGCGTGAAGTATTAACCTTTACCATTGACCCGAAAGACGCCAAAGACTTTGACGACGCCTTGTCTTTCCAAACTTTAGAAAATGGAAACTATGAAATCGGAGTACACATTGCCGATGTTTCCCATTATGTTCAAGTGGGAACTATCCTAGATGATGAAGCTTTCCATCGAGCTACTTCGGTCTATTTAGTGGATCGAACCGTTCCGATGCTACCTGAAGTTTTATCGAATTTTGCGTGTTCCCTTCGCCCGCATGAAGATAAATATACGTTCTCTGCTGTATTTGAGATGAATCCAAAAGGAGAACTTGTTAATTCGTGGTTTGGTCGTACTGTAACCCATTCAGATCAACGTATGGCTTATGAAGAAGCACAATACATCATCGAAACACAAGATCGCACCATCCCTGAATTTATTTCCATTACAGGACAAACACAGGAAGTGAGTGAAGAAGTAGCACATGCTGTTTTAACACTCAATAACTTGGCCATCATTCTACGCCAAAAGCGAATGAAAGCTGGCGCTATTTCGTTTGATAAAGTGGAAGTAAAATTCAATTTAAACAAGGAGAGTGAGCCTGTTGGAGTTTTCTTTAAAGAAGCGAAAGAAGCCAATCATTTAATTGAAGAATTTATGTTATTGGCTAACCGAAAAGTATCTGAATTCATTGGCAAACAAAAGAAAACGTTTGTGTACCGTATTCACGACGAACCCGATCAAGATAAATTATTTGGTTTACAAGCGGTTATTTCGCGATTTGGACACTCGTTAAACTTCAAATCAAAAGATACCATTTCCAAATCGCTAAACGAATTATTGAAAAACGTACAAGGAAAGAAAGAACAAAACTTAGTGGACACATTAGCTATTCGAAGTATGAGTAAAGCGAGTTACTCAACCCAAAATATCGGACACTACGGCTTGGCTTTTGACTATTATTCTCACTTCACTTCGCCGATTCGCCGTTATCCCGATGTGCTAGCACATCGCTTATTGGAGTTTTACTTACACAATGGAAATTCGGTCAATGCAGAAGAGTACGAGACAAAGTGCAAGCACTGTTCGGCTATGGAGAGTTTAGCTGCCAATGCAGAGCGCGATAGCATCAAATACATGCAGGTAAAATACATGAAAGAGCAACAAGACAAAGCTTTTACAGGCGTTATCTCTGGTGTTACAGAATGGGGTATTTACGTAGAAATCATTGAGAATAAATGTGAGGGAATGGTGCGCATACGCGAGATTAAAGAAGATTATTACGTCTATGACGAGAAACAATATGCCTTAATTGGCCAAGCGACACATAACACACTACAATTAGGTGATACGGTTGTTGTCTCTGTTAAAAACGCAGATTTAGTTAAAAAACAATTAGATTTTAATTACATACAAAAATTAAACTAA
- the rpiB gene encoding ribose 5-phosphate isomerase B — protein sequence MKIAIGNDHAGPAYKKAIVDFLQAKGYEVTNYGTDRFDSVDYPDFGHQVATAVESGTVDFGIVICGSGNGIAMSANKHQGVRCALCWTKEIAELARLHNDANVISIPARFTSIEQAVAMVEAFLNTAFEGGRHANRVNKIACS from the coding sequence ATGAAAATAGCAATCGGAAATGATCACGCAGGCCCAGCATATAAGAAGGCCATTGTCGATTTTTTACAAGCCAAAGGATATGAAGTAACGAATTATGGAACAGATCGTTTCGATTCTGTAGATTATCCTGATTTTGGACATCAAGTAGCCACAGCAGTGGAAAGTGGAACTGTAGATTTTGGTATTGTTATTTGTGGTAGTGGAAATGGAATTGCCATGTCTGCCAATAAACACCAAGGTGTGCGTTGTGCGTTGTGCTGGACGAAAGAAATTGCCGAATTAGCGCGTTTACACAATGATGCGAATGTGATCAGTATTCCCGCTCGTTTCACTTCTATTGAACAAGCCGTTGCTATGGTAGAAGCGTTTTTAAACACCGCTTTTGAAGGGGGACGTCATGCCAATCGAGTGAATAAAATCGCTTGTTCTTAA